In Mercurialis annua linkage group LG5, ddMerAnnu1.2, whole genome shotgun sequence, a single genomic region encodes these proteins:
- the LOC126679905 gene encoding delta(24)-sterol reductase-like has protein sequence MSDLEAPLRPKRKKVLVDYFIQFRWILVIFIVLPISFAIYFLIYLGDVRSSMKSYKQRQKEHDNNVIKVVKRLKQRNPSKDGLVCTARKPYIAVGMRNVDYKRARHFEVDLSAFRHILNIDKERMIAKVEPLVNMGQISRATYPLNLSLAVVAELDDLTVGGLINGYGIEGSSHIYGLFSDTVVAYEIVMADGKVVRATKENEYSDLFYAIPWSQGTLGLLVSAEIKLITIKEYMRLTYKPVVGNLKEVAQAYVDSFTPRDLDQDNPEKVPDFVEGMIYSPTEGVMMTGRYASKEEAKKKGNRINSVGWWFKPWFYQHAQTALKKGEFVEYIPSREYYHRHTRCLYWEGKLILPFGDQWWFRFLLGWMMPPKVSLLKATQGEAIRNYYHDNHVIQDMLVPLYKVADGLEWVHREMEVYPIWLCPHRLFKLPVKTMVYPEAGFEHEQRQGDTPYAQMYTDIGVYYAPGPVLRGEVYDGSEAVRKLESWLIDNHGFQPQYAVSELNEKDFWRMFDAGLYEQCRKKYGAVGTFMSVYYKSKKGRKTEKEVQDAERAHLETAYAEAD, from the exons ATGTCTGATCTTGAAGCCCCCTTGCGCCCGAAGAGGAAGAAGGTGTTGGTGGACTACTTTATTCAGTTCCGATGGATTCTCGTTATATTTATAGTCCTGCCAATTTcctttgcaatttactttctcATTTATCTCGGGGATGTTAGATCCTCCATGAAGTCTTATAAGCAGCGGCAGAAGGAACATGACAACAATGTTATCAAAGTTGTCAAACGCCTCAAGCAGAGGAACCCGTCGAAAGATGGTCTTGTATGCACTGCCCGTAAGCCTTATATCGCTGTTGGAATGCGGAATGTAGACTATAAGCGCGCTCGCCACTTTGAAGTCGATTTATCGGCCTTTCGTCATATTCTCAACATTGATAAAGAAAGAATGATTGCAAAAGTTGAGCCCCTTGTGAACATGGGGCAGATCAGCAGGGCTACTTACCCATTGAATCTTTCACTTGCAGTCGTTGCTGAGCTCGATGATCTTACTGTCGGTGGCCTCATCAATGGGTACGGAATTGAAGGAAGCTCTCATATATACGGCTTGTTCTCCGACACTGTTGTTGCTTATGAGATTGTTATGGCAGATGGTAAAGTTGTTAGAGCTACTAAGGAAAATGAATATTCAGATCTTTTCTATGCCATCCCTTGGTCTCAAGGGACACTTGGGCTACTCGTCTCCGCTGAGATTAAGCTTATAACCATTAAAGAGTACATGAGGCTTACTTACAAACCTGTGGTGGGTAACTTGAAAGAAGTTGCACAGGCTTATGTAGACTCGTTTACCCCCCGAGACCTTGACCAGGATAACCCGGAGAAGGTTCCAGATTTTGTGGAGGGCATGATTTATTCTCCCACTGAAGGTGTGATGATGACAGGGAGATACGCGTCGAAGGAGGAAGCCAAGAAGAAGGGCAACAGAATTAACAGTGTTGGTTGGTGGTTTAAACCTTGGTTCTACCAGCACGCACAGACTGCGTTGAAGAAAGGAGAGTTTGTGGAGTACATTCCGAGTAGGGAGTATTACCATAGGCACACCAGATGTTTGTACTGGGAGGGGAAGCTTATCCTGCCATTCGGCGATCAATGGTGGTTTAGGTTTCTCTTGGGCTGGATGATGCCTCCAAAGGTTTCGCTGCTGAAAGCTACCCAAGGGGAGGCAATCAGAAACTACTACCATGATAATCATGTCATTCAAGATATGCTTGTTCCTCTTTACAAGGTCGCGGATGGCCTAGAGTGGGTCCATAGAGAGATGGAG GTATATCCGATTTGGCTATGTCCACACAGATTGTTCAAACTGCCTGTGAAAACTATGGTGTATCCGGAGGCAGGATTTGAGCATGAGCAGAGGCAGGGCGACACTCCATACGCTCAAATGTACACAGATATTGGAGTTTATTATGCACCGGGACCTGTGTTGAGAGGCGAGGTGTATGATGGTTCTGAGGCAGTGCGTAAATTGGAGAGCTGGTTGATCGATAACCACGGCTTCCAGCCTCAGTATGCAGTTTCGGAGCTAAATGAGAAGGATTTCTGGAGAATGTTCGACGCTGGACTCTACGAGCAGTGCAGGAAGAAGTATGGAGCCGTGGGAACGTTCATGAGCGTATACTACAAGTCGAAGAAAGGACGGAAGACGGAGAAAGAGGTTCAAGATGCGGAGCGAGCCCACCTCGAAACTGCTTATGCAGAAGCAGATTAA